CGCACTAGACTTGGCCTGAGTCACCAGAACTAATAAGCGGGACCTCCTCTAAACTCCCTCTAAAACAGCATCGCAGCAAAAGAAACAAAAGCTGACAGAACATAGAAAACAAGAATAGGACAACTAAACAAGGTCTCCAACTCTCCATCTTAGACGGCTGGCACTTCGCCTTCAGATAGATTTGTCCACCCTGGATCGTTCTTCGCCACCCCGACAGTGAACCACCCACCGCTGCATAAAGGAAATCAAACGTAAGACACAAACCTCAGGTGAGGAAATAACAACAATGTTAAACACAAAGTTATTTCTGATTAGCCACAAACTCCAGGTTGCACAGCCTGTTGGAGATCCTCCTGAGCTCCGATCGCCGCCGCTCTGCTCGAACAGAGCCGCCGAAGGGGGGTCAACGGTGAAGTCACCCCTCCGGCTGTTTTCACCCGTGAACTCGGCAGGCACCAGGTACACCTCACCACCCTCTAGCTCCCCGGCCAACCAGCTTCTCGGATTAGCGCACAGACGCAGCGGAATTTGGatggcgggaggaagaagatgaacagtagaCACAAAAGAAATTCGCGCTCAAACGCACGGTGCCGCACACCGCTCTCCAATTCGACTCGCAAGCTTCATCACCGGAGTACAACGGGCATATATAGCCCAAAGGACGCACCCACTATCCACCACCTAGCCTAGAACGCCGGCACGGACCGCCCGCCTCGCCACGACGTGGATGACGCGCTCTGACGCGCACTCGCCGCGTGCTGGAAATGCTCCCGCCCAATGCGCCCGCTCCAACGGCCGCCATCTTCCTCCGTCCTGATCGCCCGCACGACCCGGTCTTCAACGATCCACGTGATCGGCTCCCGATCACGCCACCGCCCGATCGCCAGACGATCAGCTCCACCACGGTTCACGCGCGCACACGCGCTCACCCGCGATCACACGCGCGCCACGGACTGGCTCGTGCACAGCCATCCGTGCACGACGCACGCACACACAGCGTGCACACACACAACGCCCTGGCGCGCACACACGCCACCACGCTTGAACACACGCACACTCCGTCGCCATGATCGTGTCAACGGCGATGGGTTTATTCCCACATTCACCTCCTAAACCCAGCGCCCTACGCCGGATCCCAGCGCCACCGACGCCGGACTCTTCAGAGGAGAGCTGCTTCGGTCGACTCGTCGCCGACATCCGCCGTGGCCGCCATGACGACCTCCTTCTTCGGCTTGCGGCAGTCGCGCGCGAAGTGGCCACGGACGCCGCAATTGAAGCATTTGCCAATGCTGGACTTCGCCTTGCGCCGCGCCCGCCATTCCTCCTCCATGAGCAGAAGCCGTTCGTCGCCTTGACCACCGGACGTTGCCTGTGCGCCCGTCAGCTGAGCCCGCCGCCTTGATCGCTCGTCGAACGCCTTGAGCCGCCCAAGCGcctcctcgaacggcatggACGCCACGTCGCAAAACTGCTCGatgccggccaccgccggaTACAACCGGTCGGGCATGGTGTCGAGCAGCTTCTTGACCAGCGCTGCGTCATCGAGCGTCGATCCGAGGCTCGCGAAGCTTGCCTTCATCCCGCTGATCTTGCCAGCGTAGACGTCCAGCGTGTCGCCGTCCGGCATGATCAAGGAGTCGAATTCCCCTCTCAACGTGGCAAGGCGCGCCGTCCGCACACGATCCGCGCCCACGAATCGCGTCTTCAGCGCCTCCCACACCTCCTACGCCGTGGGCTTGGTCGACACCTGCATCAAGATGTCCTCCGGTAACGCTTGAAGAAGGTGTGCCCGCGCCGTCTTGCTCTTCCGTGCGTCCACCTCAACGCCGCTCGACGGAGACACGACCTCCCAGAGGCCCTGCGCATCGAGGATAGCCTCCATCTTGATCGCCCACGCCGTGTAACCTGCCGGCATTAGCACCGGATAGCTCACGGAACCGGACGTCGCCACCCGCTCGACTACCTGCTCGACGATGACCTCGCGCGTCCGCAGCTTCCTCGATGGAGAAGGACCGCGCGATCGCTGACGTGGTGGAGTCGCCGAGCGCCGTGGCGAGGACGACATTGCCCCTTGGAACTAACCTAGCTCTAATACCAATTGTTGGAGATCCTCCTGAGCTCCGATCGCCGCCGCTCTGCTCGAACAGAGCTCCGCTGAAGGGGGGTCAACGGTGAAGTCACCCCTCCGGCTGTTTTCACCCGTGAACTCGGCACGCACCAGGTACACCTCACCACCCTCTAGCTCCCCGGACAACCAGCTTCTCGGATTAGCGCACAGACGCAGCGGAATTTGGatggcgggaggaagaagatgaacagtagaCACAAGAGGAATTCGCGCTCAAGCGCACGGTGCCGCACACCGCTCTCCAATTCGACTCGCAAGCTTCATCACCGGAGTACAACGGGCATATATAGCCCAAAGGACGCACCCACTATCCACCACCTAGCCTAGAACGCCGGCACGGACCGCCAGCCTCGCCACGACGCGGATGACGCGCTCTGACGCGCACTCGCTACGTGCTGGAAATGCTCCCGCCCAATGCGCCCGCTCCAACGGCCGCCATCTTCCTCCGTCCTGATCGCCCGCACGACCCGATCTTCAACGATCCACGTGATCGGCTCCcgatcacgccgccgcccgatcGCCAGACGATCAGCTCCACCACGGTTCACGCGCACACACGCGCTCACCCGCGATCACACGCGCGCCACGGACTGGCTCGTGCACAGCCATCCGTGCACGACGCACGCACACGCAGCGCGCACACACGCACTGGACACACGCACAACGCCCGCGCGCACAGACCACGCGCTCGGCGCACACACACAACGCCCTGGCGCGCACACACGCCACCAGGTTTGAACACACGCACACTCCGTCGCCATGATCGTGTCAACGGCGATGGGTTTATTCCCACACAGCCAAGAGCAAAGATGCATATAgacttagttttgttatttcCACACTCTAGAACACCCAATGAATAGGTACATTGCACCATCGACAGGTAGATAATGAAATGCATATCCATTCCACCAGTACAATTCAGaggcatcccccccccccccacacggTGTGCCAGACAGTACATGTTTCTACGGAATTGAAGGGCCCGATTTGCAACGTGCAACAAGGACAGCTAAAGCCTACTACACACAGCAGATTGACAAatgaaactaaaaagaaaaccaACCTCAACTTTGAGTGCTAGGACTGGGAGGTAGCTCAGCATATAACTGATCGAGTTGCTCTTCTGGTATTGTTTGGAGACAGATGTTCTGACGATACTTCATGTTTTCTGCTTCATCAAAATTCTCCTCTGGAAACAGGTCTTCCAAACCGCTGAAAATACCAGATGCTTTGCTAGACATGGGCAATGGCAGTTGAGGAGCAGAAGAAAGATCCTTGGATGGAGCAGATGCTTTGCTAGAGATTGAAAAGTACAGTTGAGAAGCAGGAGAAAGTTCCTGGGATGGAGCAGATGCTTTGCTAGAAATGGGCACGGACAGTTGAGAGGCAAGAGAAAGATCCTTGGATGGAGCAGATGCTTTGCTAGAGAGCACGGGCAGTTGAGAAGCAGGAGAAAGCTCCTTGGATGGAGCAGAAGAAAACTCTGGTGGTGCCTTCATGCAGATTGACTTTAGCTCTTGCAGAATTGCATCTTGCTCTCGCAATTTCTCCACAATTTTATTACGGTCTGTATCAGATGCATCTGAGGCAACTAGATCCATCACACTACTACATATTGCTCGGGCTGCTTCCACTTTCTGCGAAATTCCACCAACAGTGCCTACTCCACCTGCTGTGTCAACTGAGGGCATAAATGGAGCTGATACAGATGCTTGTGAAAGCTGCTTCCGCTTCTTATTGCCACGGGCCATAAGCGTTGCCGTAGTTGGATAAACTTTTGCTACTTTGAAACCTCCAAGTGCATTCAGACGGTTGATCAGATGTTGTGTTATTCCGGTACAAGCTTTCCGACTTTTAGCATGTTCAAAGTGATAGCGCAAGGTTGCTATACTCTGACCAACAACAATCCATTGACAAGCAAGGCATCGATAGCTGGGCCTGGGCCGCCTCGATTTGGAGAGCTTAGATCCAGAAGCCTTTGGGGGAGCTTCGACCACCACCACAAATTGCCACAGGGAGTTTTCAACTGACCTGGTTCTTTGGGCTGCACACATGAAAGACAAAGTATAAAGTTCTATTCAGTTGACACATGAGCACAAGGGCAAGAAAACTTCGCAAAGGTGCAAAAGACGTACTAACCGGATAGCATCTGGGAAATACAAGCGAAAACAATCAGATATTGCAATCTGGATTTCCTTTGTGCTTGATCTTTTTACATGTCGAGGTGTATTGTAAAATTATGTGCATGAGTGAGTGAGATACTGCATACCGCATTCTTATGATATTAGACAGATTATCCACACGCCAACTCAGAGCAAATTGTCTGTACTCACTTTTGCAATCCAAAAGTGGTTTAATGGATGACTCAAAGAAAATGGTTGCTTCATCAAATTTTCCTTCTCTCATTAAGAGcagcattttttttcaaaaaggaTTAGAAAAAGTCCAGGGTGCACTTTATGGACCTCTTCTGAGTCCTGCACAGAGATGAGCTCAGACAGATACTTCTCCAGGTCTGTCCATTTCTCATTTTCCACTAAAGCATCCGCATGAGAGATGTCAAAGAAATTCAACCTGTCACAATAATCAAACACATGAAGCACCAAGCAAACATTATTAGTAACCAGGAAACAAGTCTAACATGAAGAGGATCCAGCTTCTTGGGGAGCTACAACAACTAGCTCAGGTTATGCCGTCTAAAATAGGAGCACTAGAGTGGAGACCACGCCATTGACATTCGATTTGTCTAGACCCTTTTGCGAGATGTTAGTATGGACATTTAGATGACCAAATCAAAAATTTAGATGAAAATCTTACCCGctttagaaatatatatatagtagctcTATTGAGTATCTAAACTGAACATGGAATAAGCAATTCCATACCCGACCCAGCGATCAcccccgggccgggccggcgcccGGCTTCGGGTTCCCCCGCGCCGCACCGGTTCCTTTTTTCTTCCGCGTCCCCCCGTGCCCCCGAAGCGGTTTCTTCTCCCCCACCCCCAGCTCGCAATGCCTTTCCCCGTTCCTCCTATCGCCCCCAGCTCCCGATCCGTTTCCCGACGCCGCTCCTCTCATCACCGGGAACTGGCACCGCCCGACGccagctgctcctcctcccgacgccgctCCTCCCGTCGCCGATCCGGGGACTGGCGCCTCCCGTAGCCGCCGATCCGTTCCAGACGCCGCACCTCCACCCGTCGCCGCTCCCCTCCTTCGACGACGCTCCCTCCTCCCGACGGCATTCCGCGAGACCGTCCTCCCGTCGTCGTCACCCCCAGGAGATCCTACTATGGCCCACCGATGAGATCCTCCCCTGGCCTGCCTTCAGGTCATGGATGAATCGATGGCACAGCGTGGATGAATCGCCTACGTATCCCCGCATTCAAGGTGACGCCCTCCCATTCCCGATGCCGCTCACTCCTCCCGTTGCTGTCGATCCTCCTCCGGCCTGCCCTCCGATCAGGTGATTCCCCCTCATCTTTTGTTGTTCCTACGGTTAATTCCGTGCAAGCTCTAGATTTGTCTGTCAGTGCTCATTCTTTGATGAATCGTCGCTGGATCTAGTTCCCTTGTAAGTGCAAGGTGCTCCTCTATCCTCACTCCATTCTATTCCCCTtgattttggtcaaatttgttcGTTCGTACCGGTGATTCATCCAGGTTTAGTTCAAATTAGGTCATAATTTGTTGCAATCGGTAGATGCGTCATCCTTTTCCCTATTTCCTTGTTTCATCATTCTTCAGTTTTCCCTTCCGTGTTCATGTCAATGGGTATTGCACCTGACACTGTCGATTTGCAGGATGGATTCTCGGCAGAGATTGGCCCACAGATGCATATCAACCCAAGCAGGGTGGTGTTCGAGCAGCTTCTGATTTGGTTGTCAATCGTGTGCCCTGGTTCCGATCGGCTCGGCCCTGTGGATTGGAGACGACGGCCACCAGGGATCCAATCTCCTCCACTGTAGCTTGGGGTTCCTTCCCTGGAGCGGCAGATTTGTTTGGATGAGTATTCATTGATGCCTACGGTGAGTCTGATGCCCCTCTTTTCTCACATTAATTCGATTCACCTGTTGTTGCTTGATTATCCCTGTTGGTGGCGACTATTATTTGTGATAATGATGATTAGGTTCAAGAATTAAATTGAGTACCTGCTGCTATTTTCAGTCAATTAGCATTCAATCCTCCCTGCTGGTGATTGATTGTCCACATTGCCGGTGATGAGTTGTGATTGGATCCCTGGTGTTTTTTGGAGTAGTAAGCGTACCTATTAGCAATCCCAAATTTAGTGATAGCATGTGCAGGAGCAACCAGTTCAGCTTTATTCTATTGTGGTGACCTGAGCAGTTTGAACTATTTTTGGCATATTCTGTTGTGCTTCGTGGTCTCCTGTCCTGGTCACATACATCATCATAGGTTGTGCCGACGAATTGATTTTTTGGATCTAATCAAATCTTCTTTAATTGCTCATTTTGTCAAAAGTTCCGTAGCTTCATCTCCACATAGTGAACTCTGGGTGCCTCATATAATTTTGTTGTTAAATGTTGATGTACCCCATTTGAACTGTTCGT
This sequence is a window from Panicum virgatum strain AP13 chromosome 7K, P.virgatum_v5, whole genome shotgun sequence. Protein-coding genes within it:
- the LOC120640335 gene encoding uncharacterized protein LOC120640335; translation: MPDGDTLDVYAGKISGMKASFASLGSTLDDAALVKKLLDTMPDRLYPAVAGIEQFCDVASMPFEEALGRLKAFDERSRRRAQLTGAQATSGGQGDERLLLMEEEWRARRKAKSSIGKCFNCGVRGHFARDCRKPKKEVVMAATADVGDESTEAALL
- the LOC120641782 gene encoding uncharacterized protein LOC120641782, translated to MLSAQRTRSVENSLWQFVVVVEAPPKASGSKLSKSRRPRPSYRCLACQWIVVGQSIATLRYHFEHAKSRKACTGITQHLINRLNALGGFKVAKVYPTTATLMARGNKKRKQLSQASVSAPFMPSVDTAGGVGTVGGISQKVEAARAICSSVMDLVASDASDTDRNKIVEKLREQDAILQELKSICMKAPPEFSSAPSKELSPASQLPVLSSKASAPSKDLSLASQLSVPISSKASAPSQELSPASQLYFSISSKASAPSKDLSSAPQLPLPMSSKASGIFSGLEDLFPEENFDEAENMKYRQNICLQTIPEEQLDQLYAELPPSPSTQS